Proteins from a single region of Caloramator sp. E03:
- the cobO gene encoding cob(I)yrinic acid a,c-diamide adenosyltransferase — protein MEKGYIQVYTGNGKGKTTAAFGLCLRAVCAGKKVYIGQFVKGMEYSELNAAKILPNFEIEQFGRGCFIRNEPSLEDFEAARKGLEKCKKIISSGEYDVVVLDEINIAMFYKLISVDEVLELIKLKAEKTELILTGRYAPQEIIDAADLVTEMREIKHYYTKGVMARKGIES, from the coding sequence TTGGAAAAAGGATATATTCAGGTATATACAGGAAATGGGAAGGGAAAGACTACAGCAGCCTTTGGGCTTTGTCTTAGGGCTGTTTGTGCAGGGAAAAAAGTATATATAGGACAGTTTGTAAAGGGAATGGAATATAGTGAGCTTAATGCTGCTAAAATATTACCTAACTTTGAAATTGAACAGTTTGGGAGAGGGTGCTTTATAAGGAATGAACCTTCTTTGGAGGACTTTGAGGCAGCAAGAAAAGGATTGGAAAAATGTAAAAAAATCATAAGCAGCGGGGAATATGACGTTGTTGTTCTTGATGAAATAAATATTGCAATGTTTTATAAACTTATTAGTGTTGATGAAGTGTTGGAGCTTATAAAATTAAAAGCCGAAAAAACAGAATTAATATTGACTGGCAGATATGCACCCCAGGAGATAATAGATGCAGCAGACCTTGTTACTGAAATGAGGGAAATTAAGCACTATTATACTAAAGGCGTTATGGCTAGAAAAGGAATAGAAAGTTAA
- the cobT gene encoding nicotinate-nucleotide--dimethylbenzimidazole phosphoribosyltransferase, translating into MDLLNSTIGQIKPLYEEKVKEAMSRLDNLAKPIGSLGRLEDIAARMAGITGKVHNDIKKKNVIVMCADNGVVDEGVSACPQNITAILTDNATRNIMGISILSNFAKSDVTVVDIGVKADFKNPNIINRKIAYGTKNMMKGPAMSRDEAIKAIEVGIEIVDNLVDKGYDLLGTGELGIGNTATSAAVLSVLSGIDSDIVVGKGAGLTQEQYENKKKVVKKSIEINKPNKDDVIDVISKVGGFDIAGLCGCFLAAAKNRIPIVIDGFISSAAALCAYKLNPLSREYMFPSHLSAEPGATIMMKELGLEPMLNLKMRLGEGSGCPLAFNIIEAALEIINKMGTFEDAMINNDFLVDIR; encoded by the coding sequence ATGGATTTGCTAAATTCAACTATAGGTCAGATTAAGCCTTTGTATGAGGAAAAAGTAAAAGAAGCTATGAGCAGGCTTGATAATCTTGCAAAGCCAATTGGAAGCCTTGGAAGACTGGAAGATATTGCTGCAAGAATGGCTGGAATCACAGGAAAGGTACACAATGACATAAAGAAAAAGAATGTAATTGTTATGTGTGCTGATAATGGAGTTGTTGATGAAGGAGTTAGTGCCTGCCCGCAAAATATCACAGCTATTTTAACTGATAACGCAACAAGGAATATAATGGGGATTAGTATTTTATCAAACTTTGCAAAATCAGATGTTACTGTTGTTGATATAGGGGTTAAGGCAGATTTTAAAAATCCTAATATAATTAATAGGAAAATTGCTTATGGAACCAAAAATATGATGAAAGGTCCTGCAATGTCAAGAGATGAAGCAATAAAGGCAATTGAAGTTGGAATAGAGATTGTTGATAATCTTGTTGATAAAGGATATGACCTTTTAGGCACAGGGGAACTTGGAATTGGAAATACTGCAACAAGTGCAGCAGTTTTAAGTGTTTTGTCAGGAATAGATTCTGATATTGTTGTTGGAAAAGGTGCAGGGCTTACACAGGAACAGTATGAAAATAAAAAAAAGGTTGTTAAAAAATCTATTGAGATTAATAAACCTAATAAAGACGATGTAATAGATGTAATATCAAAGGTTGGGGGATTTGATATAGCAGGGCTTTGCGGGTGCTTTTTAGCTGCTGCAAAAAATAGGATTCCTATTGTAATAGATGGTTTTATATCATCAGCAGCAGCTCTTTGTGCATACAAATTAAATCCTTTATCAAGGGAGTATATGTTTCCATCCCATCTTTCTGCTGAGCCTGGGGCAACAATAATGATGAAGGAATTAGGACTTGAACCGATGCTTAACCTTAAAATGCGACTTGGAGAAGGCTCGGGCTGCCCGCTTGCTTTTAACATAATTGAAGCTGCTTTGGAGATTATAAACAAGATGGGAACATTTGAAGATGCTATGATAAACAATGATTTTCTTGTTGATATAAGGTGA
- the cbiB gene encoding adenosylcobinamide-phosphate synthase CbiB: protein MVDLFIASIIDIIIGDPYFFPHPVKLMGRIISFEEKLARRLLKDEKGLKIGGFFIVFINILLSFFIPFTILKFLKPYKILYHTVNAYFIYTCIAARCLHDEAFKIYKAFNVSLDEARYRLSFIVGRQTSHLDEGEIVRATVETVAENTSDGVIAPLIYIMIGGAPLGMMYKMINTMDSMLGYMNEKYRYIGFFPAKCDDVFNFIPARVTGALMNLSSIFRYDVKNGFKIMIRDRKNHKSPNCAYPEGAVAGLLNVQLGGDNIYFGELVKKPKIGNRIRELSREDIKKTVEIMYRTEILLLILYLIIKGVLLWFTVGIF, encoded by the coding sequence ATGGTAGATTTATTTATAGCCTCAATTATAGATATCATTATTGGAGATCCATATTTTTTTCCTCATCCTGTAAAGCTTATGGGTAGAATAATATCTTTTGAAGAAAAATTAGCAAGAAGGCTTTTAAAGGATGAAAAGGGGCTTAAAATAGGAGGATTCTTTATAGTTTTTATTAATATACTTCTATCTTTTTTTATACCTTTTACAATATTAAAATTTTTAAAACCCTATAAAATTTTATACCATACAGTAAATGCATATTTTATATATACTTGTATTGCTGCACGATGTCTTCATGATGAAGCCTTTAAAATATATAAAGCTTTTAATGTAAGCCTTGATGAGGCAAGATACAGGCTTTCATTTATAGTAGGAAGACAAACTTCACATCTTGATGAAGGAGAAATAGTAAGAGCTACGGTTGAAACAGTTGCAGAAAATACATCTGATGGGGTTATTGCGCCATTAATTTACATAATGATAGGTGGCGCACCATTAGGCATGATGTATAAAATGATAAATACTATGGATTCTATGCTTGGATATATGAATGAAAAATACAGATATATAGGATTTTTTCCTGCAAAGTGTGATGATGTATTCAATTTTATTCCAGCAAGAGTTACAGGTGCACTTATGAATTTGTCGAGTATTTTTAGATATGATGTTAAAAACGGATTTAAAATTATGATAAGGGATAGAAAAAACCACAAAAGTCCCAATTGTGCTTATCCAGAAGGAGCTGTTGCAGGGCTTTTAAATGTTCAGCTTGGAGGCGACAATATCTATTTTGGTGAGCTTGTAAAAAAGCCTAAGATAGGAAACAGGATTAGAGAGCTTTCAAGGGAAGATATTAAAAAAACTGTTGAAATAATGTACAGAACAGAAATATTATTACTTATCCTTTATTTAATTATTAAAGGAGTGCTGTTATGGTTCACGGTGGGGATATTTTAA
- a CDS encoding ABC transporter substrate-binding protein, translating to MKNIKFKRLLLSFFIFITFIFASCTGVNKVQEQKKSSVSYPLTITDSYNRQVTIDKKPERIVSVAPNITEIVAALNAKDRLVGRTDYCDYPQDISSIESIGTLMEPNIEKIVSLKPDIVIASTHFKKESLEKLEQLNIKVVVLYGAENFDGAYETIEKVGEIIGEKEAADKIVSDMKKKVNEVISKVKNASKPKVYYVISYGKYGDYTAGKGTFIDEAIKMAGGTNIAEDAEGWKYSIEKLVKNDPDIIICSKYYDSKAGISSTPGYKDLRAVKEGKLLEIDNNMLDRQGPRLAQGLEELAKLIHPELFK from the coding sequence ATGAAAAACATTAAATTTAAAAGACTTTTATTAAGCTTTTTTATATTTATTACATTTATTTTTGCATCCTGTACTGGAGTAAATAAAGTTCAAGAACAGAAAAAATCTTCTGTTTCCTATCCTTTAACAATAACAGATTCTTATAATAGGCAGGTTACAATAGACAAAAAACCTGAAAGAATAGTATCTGTAGCACCTAATATAACAGAAATAGTTGCTGCATTAAATGCAAAGGATAGACTTGTTGGGAGAACTGACTACTGTGATTATCCTCAGGATATTAGCAGTATAGAATCAATAGGAACTCTGATGGAGCCTAATATAGAAAAAATTGTATCTTTAAAACCTGATATTGTAATAGCTTCTACTCATTTTAAAAAGGAAAGCCTTGAAAAGTTAGAACAGCTTAATATAAAAGTTGTGGTTTTATATGGGGCTGAAAATTTCGATGGAGCTTATGAAACAATAGAAAAAGTTGGAGAGATAATAGGTGAAAAAGAAGCAGCAGATAAGATAGTAAGCGATATGAAGAAAAAAGTTAATGAGGTTATATCAAAGGTTAAGAATGCGAGCAAACCTAAGGTTTATTATGTTATTAGCTATGGAAAATATGGAGATTATACTGCAGGAAAAGGAACTTTTATTGATGAAGCGATTAAGATGGCTGGTGGAACTAACATAGCTGAGGATGCTGAAGGATGGAAATACAGCATAGAAAAGCTTGTAAAGAACGATCCTGATATTATAATATGCTCTAAATATTATGATTCAAAAGCTGGAATTTCATCTACTCCTGGATATAAGGATTTAAGAGCTGTTAAGGAAGGGAAACTTCTTGAAATAGATAATAATATGCTTGATAGGCAGGGACCAAGGCTTGCACAGGGTCTTGAAGAACTTGCAAAGCTTATACATCCTGAGCTTTTTAAATAA
- a CDS encoding ABC transporter ATP-binding protein: protein MNKSDILKIENLNFIAGLNEILVNISLNFNSGHFYSIIGPNGSGKTTLLRHIARTIMPGEDVVFIEGRDITEYKGTDFARIVSYVPQQIDSDCTFSAFDVVLMGRYPHVKRFEGEKKKDIDIALWAMNVTNTLQLKDKNINLLSGGERQRVIIARALAQQGKILLLDEPTSHLDIHHQIEIMDTLRNLNVKYGITVLCVLHDLNMSCEYSDYIVVMKDGKVEITGKPQDVLNEKLIKRVYGINVSILKNPSNGKPYIIPQSNLKIDLEYLEAK, encoded by the coding sequence ATGAATAAAAGTGATATTTTAAAAATAGAAAATCTTAATTTTATTGCTGGATTGAATGAAATATTAGTAAATATATCTTTGAATTTTAACTCTGGACATTTTTATAGTATTATAGGTCCTAATGGTTCAGGGAAAACAACTCTATTAAGGCACATTGCAAGAACTATAATGCCAGGGGAAGATGTTGTTTTTATTGAAGGAAGGGATATAACTGAATATAAAGGTACAGATTTTGCAAGGATTGTATCCTATGTGCCTCAGCAGATAGATAGTGATTGTACATTTTCTGCCTTTGATGTTGTTCTAATGGGAAGATATCCCCATGTTAAAAGATTTGAAGGTGAAAAAAAGAAGGATATAGATATAGCTCTTTGGGCAATGAATGTTACAAATACTCTTCAGCTTAAGGATAAGAATATAAATCTTTTGAGTGGAGGAGAAAGGCAAAGGGTAATAATTGCAAGAGCCCTGGCACAACAGGGTAAGATACTTCTATTAGATGAGCCTACATCTCATCTGGATATTCATCATCAGATTGAAATTATGGATACTTTAAGGAATCTCAATGTAAAATATGGAATAACCGTACTCTGCGTTCTTCATGATTTGAATATGTCATGTGAATACAGTGACTATATCGTTGTTATGAAAGATGGTAAAGTAGAAATTACCGGAAAACCACAAGATGTTTTAAACGAAAAATTGATTAAAAGGGTTTATGGAATAAATGTTTCAATTCTAAAAAACCCATCAAACGGGAAACCATATATAATACCCCAATCGAATTTAAAGATAGATTTAGAATATTTAGAGGCTAAATGA
- the cobU gene encoding bifunctional adenosylcobinamide kinase/adenosylcobinamide-phosphate guanylyltransferase — protein sequence MSRIILVTGGARSGKSSFAESIYKNEKDVVYIATSRITDDEMRDRINIHRINRPLIWRTFEGTYNLFEAVKESKNYLIDCITILASNIMFDMSKDEEKISIELQREIEDKVFNEINMVIEKVKELDGNLIMVTNEVGDSIVPENHVARVYRDIIGRVNQRVAAVCNEVYIVTCGIPLRLK from the coding sequence ATGTCAAGAATAATACTTGTAACCGGAGGAGCAAGGAGCGGTAAAAGCAGCTTTGCAGAATCGATTTATAAAAATGAAAAGGATGTAGTATATATTGCAACCTCTCGAATAACTGATGATGAAATGAGGGACAGGATAAATATTCATAGGATAAATAGACCATTAATTTGGAGGACATTTGAAGGTACATATAATCTATTTGAAGCAGTAAAGGAAAGTAAAAACTATCTCATTGATTGTATAACAATTTTAGCATCTAACATAATGTTTGATATGTCGAAGGATGAAGAAAAAATTTCAATAGAACTACAAAGGGAAATAGAAGACAAAGTATTTAATGAAATTAATATGGTTATAGAGAAAGTTAAAGAGTTAGATGGGAATCTTATTATGGTAACTAATGAAGTTGGAGATTCAATTGTTCCAGAAAACCATGTTGCAAGGGTATATAGAGATATAATAGGGAGGGTAAATCAAAGGGTTGCTGCAGTTTGCAATGAAGTTTATATTGTAACCTGTGGGATTCCTTTGAGATTAAAATAA
- the cobS gene encoding adenosylcobinamide-GDP ribazoletransferase, whose protein sequence is MVKSFILMIQFLTRLPIKKQIEMERDTLAKGTLFFPLVGIIIGSIAGIVYYLLNFINSDLASFGAVFAIVFTTGGLHVDGLSDTADGFFSGRSREKVLEIMKDSRVGSFGVIAIVFILLLKYILIRSLPYSFVLKTLILSCGISRLGASFLFSFGKSAKPGGLGNMFTGKDSIKYLIISFIIFTSIGFLIEKAIFAISLITVFTFDLFLMKYSYRMIGGFTGDVYGAAIELGEVVSIFTFLVVRLWI, encoded by the coding sequence ATGGTAAAATCTTTTATTCTAATGATTCAGTTTTTAACACGCCTTCCAATAAAAAAACAAATTGAAATGGAGAGGGATACCCTTGCAAAAGGAACCCTGTTTTTTCCACTCGTTGGAATTATAATAGGTTCTATTGCAGGAATAGTATATTATTTATTGAACTTTATAAATAGTGATTTAGCTTCTTTTGGTGCTGTTTTTGCAATAGTATTTACAACAGGAGGACTTCATGTTGACGGGCTTTCTGATACAGCTGATGGCTTTTTTTCAGGACGTTCAAGGGAAAAAGTACTTGAGATAATGAAAGACAGCAGGGTAGGAAGTTTTGGAGTTATAGCAATAGTTTTTATATTGCTTTTAAAATATATTTTAATAAGAAGTTTGCCATATAGTTTTGTATTGAAAACCCTTATTTTATCCTGTGGAATATCAAGGCTTGGAGCATCCTTCTTGTTTAGTTTTGGCAAAAGTGCAAAGCCAGGAGGGCTTGGAAATATGTTCACAGGAAAAGATTCAATAAAATATCTTATAATTAGTTTTATAATTTTTACATCAATAGGATTCTTAATAGAAAAAGCAATCTTTGCGATTTCTTTAATAACTGTATTTACATTTGATTTATTTTTGATGAAATATTCCTATAGAATGATAGGTGGCTTTACAGGAGATGTTTATGGTGCTGCAATTGAACTTGGTGAGGTAGTATCAATATTTACATTTTTAGTGGTGAGACTATGGATATAG
- a CDS encoding FAD-dependent oxidoreductase, which produces MKVIVIGGGWSGCAAALEAKKCGADVLLIEKTDMLLGLGNVGGIMRNNGRYTAAQEMIALGGGDLFELTDKCARHRNVEFPGHKHATLYDVIKMEPTVRRYLLERNINMMFETRVVDVETIGKCIKGIYLHDGTYIEGDVFIETTGSTGPMGNCLRYGKGCSMCILRCPSYGPRISISKRAGVEDLLGMRGDDSYGAMSGSCKLNKESLSNEIREKLEKDGVYIVEIPKEDVNLEKLNIKVCQQYALKEFAENIVLLDTGHAKLMTSYYPLEKLRKIKGFENVRFEDPYSGGKANSIRYLSMAPRDNTMKVTGIENLFVGGEKSGLFVGHTEAIVTGTLAGYNAVRWGLGLKPIQLPTSLAVGDIIAYENDMKESVEGLRKRYTFAGASYFERMKELNLYTINNDIIEKRAKTLMMDGFFNEKLI; this is translated from the coding sequence ATGAAAGTTATTGTAATCGGAGGGGGCTGGTCAGGATGTGCAGCAGCCCTTGAGGCTAAAAAGTGTGGAGCTGATGTTTTACTTATTGAAAAGACGGATATGCTTTTAGGACTTGGAAATGTTGGAGGTATTATGAGAAATAATGGGAGATATACTGCTGCACAGGAGATGATAGCATTAGGAGGAGGAGATCTTTTTGAATTAACTGATAAATGTGCAAGACATAGAAATGTTGAATTTCCTGGGCACAAACATGCAACTTTATATGATGTTATAAAGATGGAACCGACCGTAAGAAGATATCTTTTAGAAAGAAATATAAATATGATGTTTGAAACAAGGGTAGTTGACGTTGAAACTATTGGAAAGTGTATAAAAGGAATATATCTGCATGATGGTACCTATATTGAAGGGGATGTATTTATTGAAACAACTGGTTCCACAGGACCTATGGGGAACTGTTTAAGGTATGGTAAAGGCTGCTCTATGTGCATATTAAGATGTCCTTCCTATGGTCCAAGAATAAGCATAAGTAAAAGAGCTGGAGTTGAAGATTTGCTTGGAATGAGAGGGGACGACAGCTATGGTGCAATGAGCGGCTCATGTAAGCTCAATAAAGAATCACTTTCAAATGAAATAAGAGAAAAATTGGAAAAAGATGGGGTTTACATTGTTGAAATTCCTAAAGAAGATGTAAACTTAGAAAAGCTTAATATTAAAGTTTGCCAGCAGTATGCCCTAAAAGAATTTGCAGAGAATATAGTGCTTCTTGATACTGGTCATGCAAAGCTTATGACAAGTTATTATCCTCTTGAAAAACTTAGAAAAATTAAAGGCTTTGAAAACGTAAGATTTGAAGACCCCTATTCAGGAGGAAAAGCTAATTCTATAAGGTATCTTTCTATGGCACCAAGGGATAATACTATGAAGGTTACAGGTATTGAAAATTTATTTGTTGGAGGAGAAAAGAGCGGATTATTTGTTGGGCATACAGAGGCTATAGTTACTGGTACATTAGCCGGATATAATGCAGTAAGATGGGGGCTTGGTCTTAAACCTATACAGCTTCCTACCTCTCTTGCTGTCGGAGATATAATAGCTTATGAAAATGATATGAAAGAAAGTGTTGAAGGACTTAGAAAAAGATATACTTTTGCGGGGGCTTCATATTTTGAAAGGATGAAGGAACTTAATCTTTATACTATTAATAATGATATAATTGAAAAAAGAGCTAAAACATTGATGATGGATGGATTTTTTAATGAGAAACTTATTTAA
- a CDS encoding FecCD family ABC transporter permease, which produces MTIVVKYKNRQGFIVLISFIILILLIASASAIGTVKISVPEVFSIVLSKIFYGNSISKTNEIIILNIRLPRAFLACFIGMGLSSVGLVYQGIFKNPMADPFILGTSSGSALGASIAIVLGMQDTLFGLSGVAVSAFIGSILTTFVVYNIAKVGNRASNTNLLLAGVAVNFFLSSIISFIMVLDRNQVEKIVFWTLGSLALANYKNVVLLMLVIIPSILLIYFFSRDLNIITTGEETAASLGVEVERVKNTMLVLSSLIVATSVSVSGIIGFVGLIMPHVVRMIIGPDYKKALPLTMLWGASFMVLCDILSRSILSPAEIPVGVITSFFGAPYFIYLLYREKRKVK; this is translated from the coding sequence ATGACAATTGTGGTTAAATATAAAAACCGCCAAGGTTTTATTGTACTTATATCTTTTATAATACTTATACTTCTTATTGCTTCTGCTTCTGCAATAGGAACTGTTAAAATTTCAGTACCAGAAGTTTTTAGTATAGTATTATCAAAAATATTTTATGGAAACAGTATTTCAAAAACTAATGAGATAATAATTTTAAACATACGTCTTCCAAGAGCTTTTTTAGCCTGCTTTATAGGTATGGGATTATCTTCAGTAGGGCTTGTATATCAGGGGATTTTTAAAAATCCAATGGCTGACCCTTTTATACTTGGAACATCATCTGGTTCAGCACTTGGTGCTTCTATTGCAATAGTATTAGGCATGCAGGACACTTTATTTGGTCTTAGTGGTGTAGCAGTTAGTGCTTTTATAGGTTCTATATTAACAACTTTTGTTGTTTACAACATTGCAAAGGTTGGCAATAGGGCTTCAAACACAAACCTTCTTCTTGCAGGTGTCGCTGTAAACTTTTTTTTATCTTCCATAATTTCTTTTATAATGGTTCTTGATAGGAATCAGGTAGAAAAAATAGTATTTTGGACGTTAGGAAGTCTTGCCTTGGCAAATTATAAAAATGTTGTTTTATTAATGCTTGTAATAATTCCATCAATACTTTTAATATATTTTTTTTCAAGGGACTTAAATATAATAACAACTGGAGAAGAAACAGCTGCAAGCCTTGGAGTTGAAGTTGAAAGAGTAAAGAATACTATGCTTGTACTATCTTCACTTATAGTAGCAACATCTGTTTCTGTAAGTGGAATAATCGGTTTTGTAGGACTTATAATGCCTCATGTTGTTAGAATGATAATAGGACCTGATTATAAAAAGGCATTGCCTCTTACGATGCTTTGGGGAGCTTCATTTATGGTTTTATGTGATATTCTTTCAAGAAGCATATTATCTCCTGCTGAAATACCAGTTGGAGTTATAACTTCATTTTTTGGAGCACCATATTTTATTTATCTTCTTTATAGAGAGAAAAGAAAGGTGAAATAA
- a CDS encoding sulfide/dihydroorotate dehydrogenase-like FAD/NAD-binding protein, whose amino-acid sequence MFRYVDCIDAGSVYCPCELATKGECIICSQLHGKEFCDCLNWKGTCIYQEYIWNGGKSNKTREFRKYSIINKEYLRDDILKLDIKVTKSLSRNLNNLGSFVFLKNEKDIDPYSIPISILDSDVVNNVISVVIKKQGIKSKAIFECEKEILVKGPYWNGIQGQKYLKELKNSSCLILCRGIASAPAVLAAKKIIKNNNEVYVMLDRGRSRENFAKPYFISLGCNVEDVSFLDYSGELKEQYKFEIEKLLKKWNFKTVLSAGSDEFHVKMINFIYNIDKYINFATVNNTTMCCGEGICGSCIIKGKNNEKIRACKQQYDPKEVFLRGISK is encoded by the coding sequence GTGTTTAGGTATGTAGATTGTATAGATGCTGGAAGTGTCTACTGCCCTTGTGAGCTTGCTACAAAAGGTGAATGTATAATATGTTCTCAGCTTCATGGCAAAGAATTTTGCGACTGCTTAAACTGGAAAGGAACATGCATATATCAAGAATATATTTGGAATGGGGGTAAGAGCAATAAAACAAGGGAGTTTAGGAAATATAGCATAATAAATAAAGAGTATTTAAGAGATGATATATTAAAACTTGATATTAAAGTTACAAAAAGCTTATCAAGAAACCTTAATAATCTGGGCTCTTTTGTATTCCTTAAAAACGAAAAAGACATTGATCCCTATAGTATACCTATATCTATTTTAGACAGCGATGTTGTAAATAATGTAATAAGCGTAGTTATAAAGAAACAGGGAATAAAAAGTAAGGCTATTTTTGAATGTGAAAAGGAGATATTAGTAAAGGGTCCTTATTGGAATGGAATTCAAGGACAAAAGTATTTGAAGGAACTTAAAAATTCAAGCTGTTTGATTTTATGCAGAGGTATTGCATCTGCTCCTGCTGTTTTAGCAGCAAAAAAAATTATAAAGAATAATAATGAAGTTTATGTGATGCTTGATAGAGGAAGAAGCAGAGAAAATTTTGCAAAACCATATTTCATATCCCTTGGATGCAATGTTGAAGATGTTTCTTTTTTAGATTATAGTGGGGAATTAAAGGAGCAGTATAAATTTGAAATAGAAAAACTCCTTAAAAAGTGGAATTTTAAAACTGTACTTTCTGCTGGAAGTGATGAATTCCATGTAAAGATGATTAATTTCATATATAACATCGATAAATATATAAATTTTGCAACAGTTAACAATACTACTATGTGCTGTGGGGAAGGAATATGTGGCAGTTGTATAATAAAAGGTAAAAATAACGAAAAAATAAGAGCATGTAAACAGCAGTATGATCCTAAGGAAGTATTTTTAAGGGGGATAAGTAAATGA
- the cobC gene encoding alpha-ribazole phosphatase, translating into MDIVLLRHGRTEINEKGHFGGSLDSKLSNSGREEIQRLKEHIKGIEFDEVYSSPMKRTIETAQILKLNYKTDDRLKEINFGIFEGLSYKEIEERYNEEYKKWKEDYLNYRFPEGESLKDVFDRTCDFLKDIDKNKKRILIITHGGVIRCMLSQVFSSNTYFYKFKINHGTFNVISYDYDFMFIKAINCIYNLKEILE; encoded by the coding sequence ATGGATATAGTATTATTAAGGCATGGAAGAACAGAAATAAATGAAAAAGGGCATTTTGGAGGTTCTTTAGATTCTAAGCTGAGCAATAGTGGAAGAGAAGAAATTCAAAGATTAAAAGAGCATATAAAAGGGATAGAATTTGATGAAGTCTATTCCAGCCCGATGAAAAGGACGATTGAAACAGCACAGATACTTAAATTAAATTACAAAACTGATGATAGACTTAAAGAGATAAATTTTGGTATATTTGAAGGCTTAAGCTATAAAGAAATTGAAGAAAGATATAATGAGGAATATAAAAAGTGGAAAGAGGATTATTTAAATTATAGATTTCCTGAGGGAGAAAGCCTTAAAGATGTATTTGATAGAACCTGCGATTTTTTAAAAGATATTGATAAAAATAAAAAAAGGATACTAATAATAACTCATGGAGGAGTTATAAGGTGTATGCTTTCACAGGTTTTTAGCAGCAATACATACTTTTATAAATTTAAAATAAATCATGGAACCTTTAATGTTATTTCTTACGATTATGATTTTATGTTTATTAAGGCTATAAACTGCATTTATAATTTAAAAGAAATATTAGAATGA